The following DNA comes from Herpetosiphon gulosus.
TCGCGAGCCAAAATAAATTTGCGCTGCAATTGGTACAAATTCGGATTGATCAACAAAGTTTTGCGCGGCGTGTCGATATACACCGCGCGATAATGCGAGAGAATTTCGTGCTCAGCCAAGCTGGTTTCATCAATATGATAGCCAAATTGCTGCTGCAAAATCTGTTTGAGCTGATCGATGCCCACTGGAAAGAGATTAAGCTGATATTTGGTGGCAAAGGCTTCAGCTTCTTCCTCAATTTCGGGAAAATAATTCTCATGAATTTCTTGATACGAACGCAGCGCCGCCCGAAAGAAATGCTCATCCTTCATATCATATTGGCGGGCAATTTCCCAAATTGCGTGTAACAAGGCGCTAGCTTTATCAGGCGCTTTGGTAAATAAACCAACCAACTCATTCGGGTCAAGCTCAAATTCCTCGAAAGGAAAATGGCGTAACAACGGCGATGAAAGCATATTTTCAAGGTAGGCCAAGGCCGGATTCAGCTTGATCGAAACCAGTTCATCGTAACCTTTGCCCAGCACTTGAGCCATTTTGACAATTTTATCAGGCTTAGGATACTTGCGCCCCTTCTCCATCTCAGTCACATACGACGGCGATAATTCAGCGCGTGCAGCAAATTCAGTCAGGCTTAAATTGGCTTCGAGGCGGGCTTGACGCAGTTTCATGCCAAAAATTAAATTAATTACATCAGTACTCATTCGGTTCCTTCATGCTGCAAAGTCTCGGAAAATAGCGTGAGGCAACCCACTCCCGCTTAACTATACCATCAGAATGAACTTGCCCAATTGTGCTCAGTCGCAAGGCGGAGATCTTAAATCGGCCTTAGGCTGATGGCAAATTGCGGCCAGCAAACGATACTTTGCCATAGCAATACCAAATCAAGCAGGAGCAACCTTAGCCTTATGACTGAGCAACAAGCAGCAATTCAGCTGAGTAATCCACCGCAAATCGACGGATTTCAAGTACGCTTTTTTCGCGACGACGCGGACTTTGGCGCAATGGCTGAAATTTTTACCGCCGCCTCGAAAGCCTTGGCCGAACGCAATATCACAACGGCTGAGGATATTCAACGCCAATATCGCAACACCCCTAACACCGATCTGCATAAAGATCTGGTGATTATCGAAGTTGATCATCAGCCAATTGGCTATGCATTTAGTCGTTGGTACGATGAAACTGCTGGCAATCGGATTTTACGAGCGATTGCCCATATTCGGCCAGAATGGCTCAATCGCGGGATTGGCCATGCAATTTTGTCCTATCAAGAGCAACGATTACGCGAAATTCATGCCGCAAATCCTACTAGCAACACGCCCTTCTTCCAAACCTATGGCTTTGATCGCAACCCCTACAGCGCTAAGCTTTATCAAGAATTCGGTTATGAGGTGGCACGGCGTGGTTTCAGCATGAAACGCGATTTGAGCCAACCGATCGGCAGCCAAGAACTACCCGCAGGGATCGAAACCCGCCCAAGTCCACCCGAAGTCTATCGCCAAATTTGGGCCGCCGATGCCGAAGCCTTCCGTGATCACTGGGGCTATTCCGAGCCAACCGAAGCCGATTTTCAACGCTGGGTTCAATCGCCATTCTTTCAGCCGGAGCTTTGGCAAGTGGCATGGGAGGGCGATCAAGTAGTAGGCATGGTGCTCAACTATATAGATCATAACGAAAATAGCGAGTACAACCTTAAGCGTGGCTATACCGAAGGCATCAGCGTGCGACGGCCATGGCGCAAACAAGGGGTTGCTTCTGGCTTAATCAACCGTAGTTTAGCGATGTTCCGCGAGATGGGCATGACCGAGGCGGCCTTAGGGGTCGATAGCGAGAACCCAACTGGAGCACTGCGCGTGTATCAACAATGTGGTTTTGAAGTTGAGTACGCTTCAACAACGTATCGTAAGCCGTTGGAATAGAACATAGCGCAAAGAACATAGATAGAAATTGAGTAACAGGTTTGATCCACGAAGGACACGAAGATCACGAATGTTGGTTGAATGGTGCAAGGGCATTGGTCGGCAATTCAGGCAATTAATCACCCCACCTTCCTTCGCGCTCTTCGTGTTCTTCGTGGTTTCATCCTTCATGTCCTTCGTGCGTTTCGTGGTTAAGTACTTAATCTTTAAATGGATAATCCTGCCAGAGCTTGCTCAAAATGATGATTGCACAAGCTCCAATGCTGATCCACACAAAACTAGCATAGCCCAAAAAGTATGCCGCAAGCGGCGCAGTCCCGATCATTATGAGTGCGGCCCAACTACTGCGTTTTAAGCCAAGCGCAAAAAAAGCGCCTAAAGCTAACAGGGGCAAGGCCAAAATTGGCGCAAGCACGCTAATTACGCCTAAACCAGTCGCTAAACCCTGACCACCAACAATTAATAGCCAGTGTCGCCAATGTTGCCAAGGTGTTTTCAAACTGCGTACTAGCAAATAGGGCGAGTAGCAATGGCCCAAAACTGCCGTAATCCCAACCAGCGCCACTGGCCATTGGTCTGCCAAGATTGAATCGGCAAACAACATGGGTATGAGCGCCTTGAGCGCATCGAGCACCAGCACCAATACCCCAGCCCAAGCACCCGCCACCCGCAACGAATTGCGTGCTCCCACATTGCCCGAGCCAGTTGAACGCACATCTTGGCCACTTAACAGCCGCACAACCGGCACAGCGAAGGGAATTCCACCAATTAAATATCCCAATAACCCAAATAATCCGATCAGCATGACAAACCCTCTACACCCGAATGGTTAATGCGGCTGGCTGAATAGTAATATTAATCTCGTGCAAGCTCGCACTAAAAACCTCGCCATCAACATGAACTGGCACGCCGCGTTCACTATACAACTTAAAGGTACGGGTTTTGAGCATTGTCACACTTGGTAGTGCGGTATGGCTTCCTTGGCGCACGCGGCTCGAATCACGTACCATCGACCAGCGCGATTGATCGCCAGTCAGGCAAACATCAAGCACTCCATCGTCAATTTGCGACTCAGGTGTAATCCAAAAGCCGCCGCCGTGGTAGCCACCATTGCCAACCGTCGCCATATTGATGCGTTTTTGCAAGGTCAGATCATCAGTTTCAATCAGCAAATCGCGGGCTTCATAGCTTAAAATTGATTTGAGCACCGCGATGATATAGACCAAACCGCCTTTGACTCGTTTGAGTTTTTGGGCCTCAATCGCCACATTCGCATCCAAACCAATTCCAACACCATTGATAAACCAGTGCTGATTGATCATGCCAAGGTCGATGTGGCGCAAGCGATTGGTCGCAATTGATCGAATGGCTTCGACAATATTATTAGCTGGCACTTTGAGCATTTTGACAAAATCGTTGCCCGTGCCCAGTGGAATAAAACTCAATGGCAATTGCGAACCAGCCATGCCATTCACAATTTCATTAATCGTACCATCGCCACCCGCCGCGATAATTCCATCCCAATTGTCATCAGCGACACACTGTTGGGCTAAGCGTGTGGCATGGCCGATGTGAGTAGTTTGGAATAACGTGGCTTCAAGCCCAAAATGGCTGAGCATGGCCATAATGTGCGGGGCTTGGTGGGCTGCGCGTTGGCGATTGGAATGGGGATTCAAAATGACTGCTAGCCGCAGTTTTGACATAATGATGCTCCTCGTCATGTGGGTGCTAGCAGCATTATAGCAGGGGTGTTTTGAAACGGGGCTAGTTGTTAGCGATGCGGGATGAGATTTAACCACGAAGAACATGAAGCGCACGAAAAATAAGCTTCGTGACCTTCGCGTTCTTCGCGGTTGAAAAGATATTCTTTGCTCTACGCTCTTACTTAGGCAAATGCTCGGACAACTTCGGGCATTTCGAGCACGGTCGATTCAAACCAATTGAGTTGTTCGCGCAGCGCCACAACTTCGCCCACAATTAAAATCGCTGGTGCGCCGATGCCCGCCGCTTTAACCGCTGCCTCAATTTGATCAAGTGGTGCGACTACCGTTTTTTGCTCAGCAGTCGTGCCCCAGCGAATCACCGCAGTTGGCGTATCGGCTGGGCGACCATTGGCGATCAAACTGGCCACCGTGTGGTTGATTCGTGTGATCCCCATCAAAAAAACCAGGGTATCAACACCTTGGGCCAAGGCTTGCCAATTGATCCGACTGGTTGGCTTGGTTGGATCTTCATGGCCTGTCACAAAGACCACCGATGAAGCCACATCACGATGAGTCACCGGAATTCCGGCATAGGCTGGAGCAGCAATTGCCGAAGAAATGCCTGGCACAACTTCCCATGCAATTCCGGCAGCGCTCAAAGCAGCAGCTTCCTCACCACCACGCCCAAACACAAATGGATCACCGCCTTTGAGTCGAACCACCAATTTACCTTGTTGAGCGTGCTCAATCAAGGTTGCATTGATCCAATCTTGGCTGGCGGAATGTTGACCGCCGCGCTTGCCAGCCGGAATCAATTCGGCATCGCTACGAGCTTCGGCCAATAATTCGGGCAACACCAAGGCATCGAATACCACAACATCGGCACTTTGCAAACGGCGTAACCCTTTGACGGTAATTAAATCGGCGGAGCCTGGACCAGCCCCGACTAATGCAACAAATCCTTCGCGTGTCATAGATCCTCCGTTGGCAAGTGATTGAGCGTCGTCGGCTGTTGGGCTAATTCAATCAGCAATTGATCAAAATACTGCTCACGTTCTGCTGTACTTAGTGCCGCAAGTTCGGTGCGTTGGCCTGCGACAATTTGAGCCAGCGTGGCATAACGTTGATCAAAATAAGTGCTGAGTTGTTGGCGTAGATAGCGACTTAAGGCTGGGCTAGCCCCGCTGCTACTGACGCTAAACAACAACGAGCCTTGACGATGATTAGCGGTTGTGATGAAATTCCCCTCTTCAGCAGCATCGGCGATATTGAGGAGGATTGAATGGTTGTGGCATTCCTGGGCAATTTGCTGATTGACCAAGCGTTGATTAGTTGCGGCAACAACCAAAAAAGCCTGTTCACAATCACCAAATTGATATTCACGAGCAATGTGCTGAATCTGACTGCTGGCTTGCCAGTGTTGTAGTTGTGGCGTTAGTTGGGGGCTGATCACAATTGGTTTTGCGCCACCTGCGATTAATCCAGCAACTTTGCGCTCGGCAACCGCACCGCCACCAATTACCACACAACGCTGTTGGGCTAAATTGGTCAAGACTATTGGGTACATAACAATCAGCCTTTAGTCACCAACCAAATGGTTAGCGCCAAACAGCAGTGGTTGGGCAAAAGCAACATTGCAAATCAAGTGGGTAGTCCCAGTATAATCAACAATTCTGTTTTTGCGTAGCAATAAATCAGCCGATTTTTATCGAATTTGCGCCATCATTGCCCTCACCCCTAGGCTATCGCTTTCAAAGGTAGGTTTTAACGATCCCTCACCCCCGACCCCTCTCCCACTGCGGCGGGAGAGGGGCGTTCCACCCCATTCATGATGGTGTGGTTCCCCCTCGCCTGCTGGGTGGGAGAGGGGGCTAGGGGGTGAGGGATCGTTCATCGACTATGAATCCCACCAAAGACCTACCTTTGTAAACTTCCCCTCGCTTGCAGGCTAAGGGTGAGGGAAACTGCTAGCGGCCTTTATTCCAAGAGCCTTCTTCCGTCCACACGCCTTCTTCGGTTTCTGGCTCGCCAAAGCCAAGATAAACTCGCAGTTGGTCGTCGGTTTGGCGCTTGGCCCAATGGCGGAACTGATCCTCGGGGCTGGTGCGTTGGGCT
Coding sequences within:
- a CDS encoding GNAT family N-acetyltransferase, which produces MTEQQAAIQLSNPPQIDGFQVRFFRDDADFGAMAEIFTAASKALAERNITTAEDIQRQYRNTPNTDLHKDLVIIEVDHQPIGYAFSRWYDETAGNRILRAIAHIRPEWLNRGIGHAILSYQEQRLREIHAANPTSNTPFFQTYGFDRNPYSAKLYQEFGYEVARRGFSMKRDLSQPIGSQELPAGIETRPSPPEVYRQIWAADAEAFRDHWGYSEPTEADFQRWVQSPFFQPELWQVAWEGDQVVGMVLNYIDHNENSEYNLKRGYTEGISVRRPWRKQGVASGLINRSLAMFREMGMTEAALGVDSENPTGALRVYQQCGFEVEYASTTYRKPLE
- a CDS encoding glycerol-3-phosphate acyltransferase; the encoded protein is MLIGLFGLLGYLIGGIPFAVPVVRLLSGQDVRSTGSGNVGARNSLRVAGAWAGVLVLVLDALKALIPMLFADSILADQWPVALVGITAVLGHCYSPYLLVRSLKTPWQHWRHWLLIVGGQGLATGLGVISVLAPILALPLLALGAFFALGLKRSSWAALIMIGTAPLAAYFLGYASFVWISIGACAIIILSKLWQDYPFKD
- the cobA gene encoding uroporphyrinogen-III C-methyltransferase → MTREGFVALVGAGPGSADLITVKGLRRLQSADVVVFDALVLPELLAEARSDAELIPAGKRGGQHSASQDWINATLIEHAQQGKLVVRLKGGDPFVFGRGGEEAAALSAAGIAWEVVPGISSAIAAPAYAGIPVTHRDVASSVVFVTGHEDPTKPTSRINWQALAQGVDTLVFLMGITRINHTVASLIANGRPADTPTAVIRWGTTAEQKTVVAPLDQIEAAVKAAGIGAPAILIVGEVVALREQLNWFESTVLEMPEVVRAFA
- a CDS encoding diacylglycerol kinase family protein yields the protein MSKLRLAVILNPHSNRQRAAHQAPHIMAMLSHFGLEATLFQTTHIGHATRLAQQCVADDNWDGIIAAGGDGTINEIVNGMAGSQLPLSFIPLGTGNDFVKMLKVPANNIVEAIRSIATNRLRHIDLGMINQHWFINGVGIGLDANVAIEAQKLKRVKGGLVYIIAVLKSILSYEARDLLIETDDLTLQKRINMATVGNGGYHGGGFWITPESQIDDGVLDVCLTGDQSRWSMVRDSSRVRQGSHTALPSVTMLKTRTFKLYSERGVPVHVDGEVFSASLHEINITIQPAALTIRV
- a CDS encoding bifunctional precorrin-2 dehydrogenase/sirohydrochlorin ferrochelatase, whose protein sequence is MYPIVLTNLAQQRCVVIGGGAVAERKVAGLIAGGAKPIVISPQLTPQLQHWQASSQIQHIAREYQFGDCEQAFLVVAATNQRLVNQQIAQECHNHSILLNIADAAEEGNFITTANHRQGSLLFSVSSSGASPALSRYLRQQLSTYFDQRYATLAQIVAGQRTELAALSTAEREQYFDQLLIELAQQPTTLNHLPTEDL